One segment of Labrus mixtus chromosome 10, fLabMix1.1, whole genome shotgun sequence DNA contains the following:
- the map1lc3cl gene encoding microtubule-associated proteins 1A/1B light chain 3C: MAPFEKSIELMPFKQRKCLETRKDEVCSIRSKFPNKLPVIVERYIREKALPLLDKTKFLVPFELTLGQFLCLLRNKIALDSTQALFLLVAEKSMSCMSSSMGEVYSHHSDTDGFLYITYASQDMFGAPQHAARPPC; encoded by the exons atggctccttttgagaaatccattgaGTTGATGCCCTTCAAGCAAAGGAAATGCCTTG AAACAAGAAAAGACGAAGTGTGCAGCATTCGGTCTAAATTTCCCAACAAGTTGCCT GTGATTGTGGAACGTTACATACGTGAAAAGGCTCTTCCCCTGTTGGATAAAACAAAGTTCCTGGTCCCGTTTGAGCTCACCTTGGGACAGTTCCTATGCCTGTTAAG GAATAAGATTGCCTTGGACTCCACCCAGGCTCTGTTCCTGCTGGTGGCAGAGAAGAGCATGTCTTGCATGTCCTCCAGCATGGGGGAGGTTTATTCCCATCACAGCGACACCGATGGCTTCCTCTACATCACCTACGCATCACAAGACATGTTCGGAGCACCTCAGCACGCAGCCAGGCCGCCTTGCTGA
- the ehd1a gene encoding EH domain-containing protein 1a, with product MFRKNMKKDPELFQNVSEGLRRLYRTKLFPLEDTYRFHDFHSPALEDADFDNKPMVLLVGQYSTGKTTFIRHLMEQDFPGMRIGPEPTTDSFIAVMHGDQEGVIPGNALVVDPKKPFRKLNAFGNAFLNRFMCAQMPNPVLESISIIDTPGILSGEKQRISRGYDFAAVLEWFAERVDRIILLFDAHKLDISDEFSEVIRALKNHEDKMRVVLNKADQISTQQLMRVYGALMWSLGKIINTPEVVRVYIGSFWTQPLLVPDNRKLFEAEEQDLFLDIQSLPRNAALRKLNDLIKRARLAKVQAYIISSLKKDMPSVFGKDSKKKELIANLGETYHRIEKEHQISPGDFPNLAKMQELLNGQDFSKFVALKPKLLEAVEDMLANDIARLMALVRQEEAAMPSQIVKGGAFEGTMSGPFGHGYGEGASEGIDELEWVVGRDKPSYDEIFYTLSPINGKVSGAAAKKEMVKSKLPNTVLGKIWKLADVDKDGLLDDEEFALANHLIKVKLEGHELPSELPEHLVPPSKRGIVRED from the exons ATGTtcagaaaaaacatgaagaaggaTCCAGAGCTGTTTCAGAACGTGTCTGAAGGGCTGCGGCGCCTCTACCGGACCAAGCTGTTCCCACTGGAGGACACGTATCGATTCCACGACTTCCACTCCCCTGCTCTCGAAGATGCCGACTTCGACAACAAGCCCATGGTCCTCCTGGTGGGTCAGTATTCCACCGGGAAGACCACCTTTATCCGGCACCTCATGGAGCAGGACTTCCCCGGTATGCGGATTGGCCCCGAGCCGACTACGGACTCTTTCATCGCGGTGATGCACGGCGACCAGGAAGGGGTGATACCCGGTAATGCCCTGGTCGTCGACCCCAAGAAGCCCTTCCGCAAACTCAACGCCTTTGGCAACGCGTTCCTCAACAG GTTCATGTGTGCCCAGATGCCTAACCCCGTCCTGGAGAGCATCAGTATCATTGATACTCCTGGAATCCTGTCTGGGGAGAAGCAGAGGATAAGCAGAG GTTATGACTTTGCTGCAGTGTTGGAGTGGTTTGCGGAGCGCGTGGACCGCATCATTCTCCTGTTCGATGCCCACAAGCTGGACATCTCTGATGAGTTTTCGGAGGTGATCCGAGCTCTTAAAAACCATGAGGACAAAATGCGCGTGGTCCTGAACAAAGCGGACCAGATCAGCACTCAGCAGCTCATGAGGGTTTATGGAGCTCTCATGTGGTCTTTGGGGAAGATCATCAACACACCTGAG GTGGTGCGCGTGTACATCGGGTCATTCTGGACCCAGCCCCTTTTGGTCCCtgacaacaggaagttgttTGAGGCAGAGGAGCAGGATCTGTTCTTGGACATTCAATCATTGCCACGTAATGCAGCCCTACGTAAACTCAACGACCTCATCAAACGAGCGCGCCTCGCCAAG GTACAAGCATACATTATCAGCTCCCTTAAAAAAGACATGCCGAGTGTGTTTGGAAAAGACTCCAAAAAGAAGGAGCTGATAGCCAACCTGGGGGAGACCTACCATAGGATCGAGAAGGAGCACCAGATCTCACCTGGAGACTTTCCCAACCTCGCCAAGATGCAG GAGCTGCTGAACGGCCAGGACTTCTCTAAGTTTGTAGCGCTGAAGCCCAAGCTGCTGGAGGCAGTGGAGGACATGCTCGCCAATGACATCGCCCGACTCATGGCTCTGGTGCGCCAGGAAGAGGCGGCCATGCCCAGTCAGATCGTAAAGGGTGGAGCCTTTGAGGGAACCATGAGCGGTCCATTTGGTCATGGTTATGGCGAGGGAGCCAGCGAAGGCATTGATGAGCTGGAGTGGGTGGTGGGCCGTGACAAGCCTTCATATGATGAGATCTTCTACACCCTCTCACCCATCAACGGCAAAGTGTCCGGAGCTGCAGCCAAAAAAGAAATGGTGAAATCCAAGCTGCCCAACACAGTCCTGGGGAAGATCTGGAAGCTAGCAGACGTGGATAAAGATGGCCTACTCGACGATGAGGAGTTTGCTCTGGCCAATCACCTGATCAAGGTGAAGCTGGAGGGCCATGAATTGCCATCTGAGCTGCCCGAACACCTGGTGCCCCCGTCCAAACGTGGGATAGTCCGGGAGGACTAG